DNA sequence from the Vicia villosa cultivar HV-30 ecotype Madison, WI linkage group LG3, Vvil1.0, whole genome shotgun sequence genome:
tgtgatatatgtgaggtgttagaagtgttattttggacagaaatgatcttgaatggattttggcatgataaggcttagattatgcatatttgagaagtgaggtagtgattttgagtttgagatgtttttggagtgtgtgagtggatcaaacacatcccatatgatgtttgtggtttgtgggaagcatcactttggtcagaaattcaaaggtttagaggttgagcattttacctctttgaaacttaagaaacttgcattctaagaaagaaagagaaagcctataatttgtgtgactttggtgtgattttgaatggagtttggacctctatttataggccaaagagtctgaactcagagctttgcaacttgatcaaagtttgatgatttggcttaagagataaaaaggaatcttttacatttaatgcaaaatggttaaagtgaccaaaccatggttaaaactcaagcttcttatcctcttccattctgatctcaaatcagagaaaatatcttcaattattgcctctttgcatcattgcttggattataggtcatgtagtcttgaaacttagtgaaaaatggtgaaaattcaagtgaaaatgatcactaaatgcataattcaaaaccatagctacactccatattttttcatgctctttgacattttggaaagctcatgttacatacttcaaaagcctagttgaaagcttcctcaagtctcttaaggaaatgggtgaaaaagttccatgaactttgaagaaagtgagattttaagtgaagttttcaaaaagtaccaactttgaagctccatatctcttaaatggttgatcttttggaaaaaatttatatgtgtcaaagttgtttattggatcaaaatctacaactttcatgttggaagtttttttcagtttgtaggtgaaattttgagaaattccctttcaaagtttggaaaaaaccatgaaaaacacttagaaatttttctaagtatgaaaagtcaaacttttgactttttgattcttgattgattttcttgatttttcttgatcaaatgacttcatatatcatatattgatgatttaaaacttcaaaagtcatggttgaccaaaattccccaacagtcaaaggtgttcttgtacagttgactttttcagacgaatcgcgtttctggagatttcaaatgaagcaggctaccctcaccaaatgaatggtatgaatggatcatattgaagcattagaggatattgagccatggtttgagttgtggcaccatgtcctgattaaaaagtcagttgttcagtgaattaggtcaaaaaccctaattgtcgacctgatgaaattgatgactgtggaccttgaattgagatgtaatcttcattggatattgtcatagggattatttgaagatgattaaaacctttgattgactccctggggatttttagggtttcccaaatgtgatccctgatttcagtccctgatagttcaaaaccctgatctgaggatttgtctgatcaatctttgtgtaggagatgttatgagccaatggattaggtcaaaatgatgcacttgaggtcttgatatcatgtcccaagccattaggtcaaattctgagcaaaagtcaggagtgtgctgtcttcagtcaaaaccctagttcagtcgattcaaagctgttgagcttgttgaaatgaatctctgaggaccaaatgttgattattgatgaagatgattcatttgagatgaagggagaacaaaaccctaattgattgttacttgtactgatgagtgatttccagattaaaccctgctgagtcacaagtagcaaacacaaactatgcaatttgttagagatgcaaatgatgcatatgcaaatgatatgaggtggtatcttaggtcaaaaattcgGGTATGACACCTGGGCACGACACCAATAACTGTTGGACGCTGAAGAACAAGGTGCAAGATATGATTGACGCTAAAGAAATCAAATTTGATCCTCCCGAGACTCCTAATGTGATTACAACACTTATGCCTAATCATGACAGTGGTGTTAATGCTATTGGTGATGTTCTTACATTACTTTGGTGAATAAGCTGACCACTCCTCTGATAATTGTTAAGAAGACTCTGttgcaagctggtttatttccggTTTGCGTTAAGAATTGTTACTACTGCTCATCTCAGTCTAATGGTTGTATAAAGTTGAAAGAAGGTATCCAACGCCTGATGGACGACCATACTATCCTGTTTGAGAAGTCTCCTTCTGTAGAGATCCGGGGAGAAAGTCTAGCCCGAGATctaaaagttaaagatgtgtccATGATTACTAATACTAAGACCCAATGAAGGTCACTTCCAAATGCCCTGTGAAAATTACTGATGAATCCAGGATGGCTCCTCTGATCATTACAACTTCAGGTCCCGTTCCGTATTCTTCTGATAAAGCTATTCCCTGGAATTATAGCATTGATGTTTACATTCGCGGTGTTAAACAATTGTCTTTGAATGACGAAGCTGCTAATCCCAATATCGGCAATATTGTTGGGACTAGTAAGATTACTCGTAGTGGAAGGGTCTTCTCCCCTGAAATCTCTTCGAAGATAATTCCTACTACAAGTGGTACCCTTATTGAATCTATTGCTGAGACCCGGGGCAAAGAAAGAATGACTGAACCTGCCAGACTGAAACACCAAAAGAAGTTATTCCGAAAACCTCCAAACAAGAGATGAAGGAGATGCTGAAGATTATCCGAAAAAGTGACTACAACAtcgttgagcaactggggcagaTTTCTTCTAAGATATCCATGTTAACCCTGCTGTTATCATCTGAAGTACATGCTAATGCTTTGATTAATTTTTTGAAGGCTGCTCATGTACCGCGAAATACTTCCGCTGATTAGTTAGAAAATTGTGTTGCTAGCCTGATTGCTGACAATGGGCTAGGCTTTTCTGATGTTGACTTGACTCCCGtagggagaaaccataacaaggccttgcacatctctattgaatgcaGGGGCACTATCATGGCTCATGTGCTGGGTGATACTGGTTCGTCTCTGAATGTCCTGCCCAAGGTGGCTCTAGATAGACTTGAAGGTGAAGGATTTGTGCTGAAACCAAGTAATATTGTGGTAAAAGCCTTTGATAGATCTAAGAGGATGGTGCATGCGGAGGTTGATATTCCTATCAAAGTGGGCTCGCAAATCTTTGAATCCACTCTCTATGTAATGGACATTCGTCCAACTTATTGTTGTCTCCTGGGACGCCCTTGGATCCATGAGGCAGGTGCTGTTACTTCTACTCTGCACCAAATGTTGAAGTATCTAATGAATGGtaaaattgttagagttcaaGGTAGGATGAATACATGGTCAACCATCTGAATTCTTTCAGATATGTTGGGATGAATGGTGAATTTATTGAGACTCCTTGTCAGACTTTCGAGAAGGTTCCCCCGATAATTATTGTTGCTAAGACTACCATCCCTGCTACTATCCGTCCAGAAGTCACTAGAGTTCCATTAAAAATGTTTTCTTTGAAGGATGCCAAGGATACCGTTGAAGAAGGTGGGTGTACTATTTGGGGTCAGCTTCCGGACATTTCCTACATGTTTGACAAATTTGGTTTGGGGTTAGCTTCCTGACATTTCCTACAAATCCTCTCCTATTTGGGGTCAGCTTCCCGACATTTCCTACAAGTCCTCTCCTATTTAATGGAGCATTCATCCCTCCAAATTTGTAATCCAATGATGGATGCATCCATATAAAAAAACAATAGTTATAAGAGATAATTAAATAAAGCAAATCAATGGCTAGGATTAAAGTAGCACATAAGCATGAGAGAAAAAAAGCAGGAGACAGTCCATATCCCAATACAAATGAGACCTTAGCAATAGAAAAGGATCCACAATtttaattgaaaaacacttagggGTTGTTTGTTTCATGGATTTAGTTAGAATTCCTCGGAATGTGAGGGTGTGAATTTCATATTCCCATGTTTGTTTGAAGTTTTAACAAATTATTCCTAGATATATTTTATTCCTTGGAATATCATTTACTCAtggaattttaaaaatttattcccATGTGGTGGGAATCTTATATTTATATGGGAATAAAAAGTAATCAAGTATAACTACCcacttatatattattttagcacttttgaatttatttttaaaattttaaaattaaaaatgaaataaaaattcaaaatattccaAGAAACATAAATAAGTTGCCAAACAAATTGATGGGAATTATATTCCCAACAAAAATATTCCAAGGAATAACATTcccaaaattaaaaatttaatccatcaaacaaacacacccttagaaCTGCGATCTCTACCGGGCAACACTGGAGAAGTTATCAATATTGTTATCCAaaaatatattaacatcatttttCTTAATGAATtcaatgattgatatttatttttcttatctctcattataaaatgatctcacttgatatatatatatatatatatatatatatatataggggacgactcaagtgagaacacttggttattatgagaaatgagaacaatccaatccattaaaatcaacaaaatcaaaatcaacacttggttattattagaaaaagaaaccaatccaatccattaaaatcaacaaaatcaaaatttaagggtcgtgatttattgttctcatttctcataataaccaagtgttctcagttgagtcgtcccctatatatatatatatatatatatcttaaataattttaattgtaaaaaataaagTGCAAAGTTGAAAGTTGaaactttttttaaataacaattaaaaaatattctatctttaaattaaataaattctacTATCAAAACCTATTCCATAAACAAacattcaaatatataaaattaaattacaaaGTAAAAATCGATATTTACATCCCAAAAAAACGGAATCAAAATCGCTCATTACCCCTTCCACATTTTGGTGCGACTTATGCAAGATAAATTTCCTGTATTTTCATATTTCGATACATCACATGACACGGCCACAGTACAGCCCGCTACACCTTAGAAGGCAAAGTCGTCGTTTCCTTTCATTTCTGGCCTGCCACGTCTTCAAGCTTTCCTCTTCCAACCGGTCACACCAAATTAGCGCGTTTTCCATTTTTCTTAATTATCgcttacttttttttatttattctttcaaaatattcaACCCTTACTCTTTATGAATATTCAATGAACACCAACACGTCACGCCTATCTTTATTGTTTTTCGAGTTCAAAGTCAAACCTCATAGTCGTAAATTCTTACCcactctttttctttctctcttcattcttttctttgcTTCTCGCTTCTCTGTAAATAGGTATGTTCTCATTTCTCGCTCTGaatcttttgaatttttttcggTTAGTTATTTATTTAGTAATTTGATTATTGAATTGTTTAATCGGATTTGAAGGAACGtgatttgaatttaaatataattttattttgatgcAGAGGTAATCCATAATCGATAATTGATAGTTGAATTGATCGTGCTTTAGGTTTTTGATTTTCTTGTTTCATTGAGATtttgagttttgactgtggtgTGAAGAGTAGAAATGGGGGCGGTTTGTTCGGCTGGGATGGCTGGGGAAAATGCGGAAGTTGGAGGGAAGAGTTTGGGGTTTTCTGGAAAGATTCTTAAGAAGGGAGATAGTTTTACGAATCGGAAAGATTCTGATTCAAGGTCTCATGATCAAGGGAGAAGGCAAAGGAATAAGGAAAACGGGTTTTCGGATGAGTTCGGGTTATCTACTTCAGCTTCAATGGGGGAAAAACAGGTACTACCCTACAAATGCATTTTGTTACTGGATTACTGCTTTGAATTTTGAGGTTATGAACAGGAACTTATCAAATAGTTGCTGACTACAGTAACTTGCTACTTTCATTTTGAGTTTCTAGTATGGTATCTTATGATCTATGATGCAATTTCTTCATTTGAAGTTTAGTGTTTCATGATTGATGTCTCTTATTTTTGTAGATCAGCAGAAAGGGCTCTTTACTGAGCAAAGCTAGCTATAGGGCAGTGGAAGTTCTGGACTCACTTGGAAGTGGCATGCCAAAGCTAAATAATAATAGTGGGTTTGTCTCTGGCATGACTTCTAAAGGGAAGAAAATATCGATATTGGCATTTGAAGTAGCTAATACGATAACCAAAGGTGCCATTTTATTTAACTCACTTTATGAAGAAAACATTCAGTTCCTCAAGAAGGAGGTTTTACAATCCGAAGGCATTCAACAATTAGTCTCAACAGATATGAAAGAGTTAATAAGCCTTGCTGAGATGGACAAAAGGTTCTAGCTTCTTTAAAACGATGTATGCATTATTTTGGAAAGGAATTTCCTTTGTGTTTTGTTTCTCTTatcttttttgaatttttagggAAGAATTCAATGTCTTCTCACGGGAAGTAGCTAGATTTGGAAACATGTGTAAAGACCCACAGTGGCATAACCTACATCGATATTTCTCAAGGTGAGCTTCCTTATACATTGCTTATTTATGACAACTAAGAAGACTATGCGGACTTATCATGATTCAATTCATAGATGATAAAACTAACAACCTTTGCACATTATCTTTGTCCAAAAACAAAATATCAGATTAGACATGGATGTCTTGGGCGACAAACAAAATCCGGTAGATGCCGAAAAGACAATGCAGGAGTTTGCCGGTCTAGTTAATTATACTGCGGTAAGCTTATtgacatttcaaataaatttgTGCATCTTTTGTAATTCCTCAGTGAACTGATGGTTGAGCAAAGCCATTGTCATTCTTTTAGTTTCTTGCATGTCTACTGCGTAACTTGATTCCCAGGTCTTTCATATTATCTACTTGCAGTTTCTGTGTACATGTCTGTTtatatgtttttgatgatatttaTCTTTCTTTTACTTTTGTTTTGCTTTGAGTTCTTACCTGTTAAAGTTAGggtttccattgaatgctttttgtAAGTAACtaattttctcattttttatgtAGGAATTATACCATGAATTAAATGCTTATGAACGTTTTCAACATGATTATCAACAAAAAATTAAGGAAATGGAGTCCTTGAATCTTCCTCTCAAAGGTTAGAACTTAAAAACTTAATAATAGAAAATTCCAACTTTCCCTTAATTTTTGTCAAATAATActtgatttttatttaataaaatgaataatactTGGTATTCAAATCATCGTTTTAGCTCCCCCTTCATTTGCTATCTCTTATCTTGACATTTGTGATGAAGTATATCTCAAAATAGTTATACCAAAAAGAATTAGGTTTCTAACATCTGTTAGACTGTTACCCATTGTTAGGAGCAAGTAATTCCTTTTTTTGGGACCTGAGAAATATTTTCTGATGACCATTTTGGGTTTACAGTCTATCAGCAGGACAATTGAAAATTTAAGTCCTTAGAAGTTAGCTGATGATTGACAGTTGTACACTCTTTATAAATGCAGGTGAGAGTATCACAATTTTTCAAAGTGAGTTAAAGCATCAAAAAAAGCTTGTGAGGAACTTGAAAAAGAAGTCTCTTTGGGCCAGAAATTTAGAGGAGGTATATTATTAGTATAGGATTAATTCCTAGTATTATTGTTGAATTCAATAGTTTTCCATCCTACACTCCCTTGCCTCAAAAGAATTTTGGTTATTCGTGTAGTAGTGAATGTTTTGAGGCTGCAGAGTTTACAAATTACAACAAATAACTGTTTTTGAGAGAAAATTACATCAGTTGACTTTTTCTGTCAAAACTCATAATCGTATTTGCTTATTGCAGGTAGTTGAAAAACTTGTAGATATTGTTACCTATATACATCAAGCAATTTGCGAGCTCCTTGGAAATCATGGTATGAGCATTTCTTGTATGAAGTAAAATGTAAATGATATATACAGTATAGTCACCTTATGCACCAGGAATTCATCACATCTAGTAAGCTTAGGATTTAAATCTGAACTACCTCGATTGCCCACATGCCTTCTCTTTTTATTATTGAAGAGAATTGCATCCCTGCTATCTATGTGTCATGATTCTTAGTAAAGCACACTGACCATATATTGATTTTTTCAATCGTTTTATGCTGTGTTATTACCGTCTTCTTCCCTGGCTCTAATCAGCTGATTAGGATTGCAATTGTTCTGCTAAATCCTTTCTACCGGAAGGATTGGCCTACTAAGTACAAGCATTTGGAAAACTGCGAGATCAATAAGCGAATTCCAATTGTTTTTTGGCTTGTGCCACAGTCTTATATTGACTTGTACAATAATCTACTATGTTGCATCATGTTCTATATTTTTCATGTAGAAATCGTTGGGAGGTCATAACTCATAACAACATATTATAATTAATCATCTAAATCGATATGAAATTGTGGATTAATGGCAGGAATTGGTGCTGTCAAGTATGGTAAAGGTCCTCAAAGACTTGGTGAATCCGGTCTTGCACTACACTATGCGAATATAATCAATCAGATATATATGATTGTAAGTTTTCATTGCTCTAACAAAATTTGTGTTACCTAATCAAATATTAGTTGCTTTTGTGTAAACAATAATTTCTGTTTCTATCAGGCATCTCGCCCAGCCTCCCTTCCTCCAAATACAAGGGATACATTATATCAAGGTTTACCAAACAATATTAAGAGTGCCCTACCATCTCGGTTGCAATCCATTTCTATCCCAAAAGAGGTATAACCACCATTTCCTGGATGACATCATTTGTCTtctgattttttatctttttcattGCCTATTTTGGGTTATATTTTGTCTTGGATTATGCTAAATGAAACTGAAACTTTCTGCAGCAATCTTTCACTCACATCAAAGCTGAAATGGACAAGACTCTTAAGTGGCTCGTACCATTTGCCGCAAATACAATCAAGTGAGATATGCaaatgtttgtttgatttttgtgtACACctgtcaaatttttaaaaaaattgtactcTTGCTGGCCTGTTATTCGAAGATGAAAATAGGTTAGAAGTCCTTGCAATTGCTTGCTCatgtgtttttcttttatttgtcaaTATTGTTGACAGAGTTCATCAAGGCTTCGGATGGGTTGGTGAGTGGGCAAACACAAGGTTAGTTATAAACACAAATTTCTCTTGGGTGACTGTGTTTACCCGTATAATGTGAATAAATAACTAGTGGAGGAGGCCGGAGCCAGGAAACTCCATGATAACTGATGTTCCTATTTTGATATTGCAGTAATGACTTTGGTGATAACACAACCAAAGAGAGCAACCCAATTCGCCTCCAGACACTTTACTACGCCGATAAGCAGAAAATAGATCTTCACATTATTGATTTGTTGGCATGGATTCACTATTTGATTAGCTCTATAAGATCCAGACAAAATGTCTCAAGGCCAATGCCAGCGCGCTCTCCTCCCAAGAGACCCGAACTTCAGTCTAAGATGCGACAGTTTTTGATTCTATCATTGGACCGAAACAACAAGCCATTGGGAACTCAACTTTCTCAAGAGGATAGGATACTACTAGAGGAAGTAATTGCAAGGAGGAGAAGCCCAGGAGTTAGCAAAAGCCAGGAACTTGGTGTTTCCAAGAAAACTCAAGTCAGGCACCCTCTCAGGACCAAAAGTGCTGGGAGTTCACCTGTTAGGGAGTCCTTGGGCACCACACTCAACGCCAACCGCCGAAGCTATAACGTTTTGGATATTATGGATGGCTTaggatcttgaattcttcatacATATACTGGCCTCATGCTATTTATTTTTCTTCTGAAGATTATTGGTACTTCACTTTCTTAAATGCTGACTATAATTCATCACTCATTTTTTTGTACTATTTAATCATATGTATATATCCATATATATAACTGACTCGTGATCTTATACTGAAATAGATGAATCCCATACATTGTTTGCAATCGATTTTGTCTAAAGGattgtttttctgtttaaatttattttgcatttttcaCATGTTCGGTCGGCTTGGGT
Encoded proteins:
- the LOC131660261 gene encoding protein PSK SIMULATOR 2-like; translation: MGAVCSAGMAGENAEVGGKSLGFSGKILKKGDSFTNRKDSDSRSHDQGRRQRNKENGFSDEFGLSTSASMGEKQISRKGSLLSKASYRAVEVLDSLGSGMPKLNNNSGFVSGMTSKGKKISILAFEVANTITKGAILFNSLYEENIQFLKKEVLQSEGIQQLVSTDMKELISLAEMDKREEFNVFSREVARFGNMCKDPQWHNLHRYFSRLDMDVLGDKQNPVDAEKTMQEFAGLVNYTAELYHELNAYERFQHDYQQKIKEMESLNLPLKGESITIFQSELKHQKKLVRNLKKKSLWARNLEEVVEKLVDIVTYIHQAICELLGNHGIGAVKYGKGPQRLGESGLALHYANIINQIYMIASRPASLPPNTRDTLYQGLPNNIKSALPSRLQSISIPKEQSFTHIKAEMDKTLKWLVPFAANTIKVHQGFGWVGEWANTSNDFGDNTTKESNPIRLQTLYYADKQKIDLHIIDLLAWIHYLISSIRSRQNVSRPMPARSPPKRPELQSKMRQFLILSLDRNNKPLGTQLSQEDRILLEEVIARRRSPGVSKSQELGVSKKTQVRHPLRTKSAGSSPVRESLGTTLNANRRSYNVLDIMDGLGS